A window of the Brassica napus cultivar Da-Ae chromosome C5, Da-Ae, whole genome shotgun sequence genome harbors these coding sequences:
- the LOC106381854 gene encoding cytochrome P450 72A13-like, whose product METSAASVTVSVAIVAVLWWVWRTLNWVWFKPKMLESYLRRQGLSGSPYTPLVGDVRRDNNMSMEARSKPIKITDDIVPRVVPFPSHMLKTHGKTFFTWRGPIPTITITDPEQIKEVFNKIYDCQKPHSFPLSRLIATGLFSYDGDKWAKHRRIINPAFHLEKIKNMVPAFHQSCSEVVGKWDKLVSEKGSSCEVDVWPGLVSMTADVISRTAFGSSYKEGQRIFELQAELAQLLTQAFRRIFIPGYRYYPTKGNRRMKAAAREVQDILRGIVNKRLRAREAGEAPSDDLLGTLLESNLGQAKGTGMSIEDVIEECKLFYFAGQETTSVLLVWTMVMLSQHQDWQAKAREEVKQVFGDKEPDTEGLNHLKIMTMILYEVLRLYPPVIQLTRAIHKEMKLGDLTLPGGIHISLPVMLVQRDTNLWGNDAGDFKPDRFKDGVSKATKSQVSFIPFAWGPRICIGQNFAMLEAKMAMALILQRFSFEFSPSYVHAPYNVFTLHPQFGAHLILHKL is encoded by the exons ATGGAAACATCAGCTGCATCCGTGACAGTTTCAGTAGCTATAGTTGCTGTGTTGTGGTGGGTATGGAGAACTCTAAACTGGGTTTGGTTTAAACCAAAGATGCTTGAAAGTTACCTGAGAAGACAAGGCCTTTCCGGTAGTCCTTACACGCCACTCGTTGGTGATGTGAGAAGGGATAATAACATGTCAATGGAGGCAAGGTCCAAACCCATCAAAATAACGGATGATATCGTCCCACGTGTTGTGCCTTTCCCCTCGCACATGCTCAAGACTCACG GAAAGACATTCTTTACATGGCGTGGACCTATACCAACCATCACCATTACGGATCCTGAGCAAATCAAGGAAGTGTTCAACAAAATATATGATTGCCAGAAGCCACATTCATTCCCTTTGAGCAGACTCATAGCCACTGGGCTGTTTAGTTATGATGGTGATAAATGGGCTAAACACCGAAGAATCATCAACCCGGCCTTCCACCTTGAGAAGATCAAG AACATGGTACCTGCGTTCCACCAGAGCTGCAGCGAGGTTGTTGGCAAATGGGACAAGTTAGTCTCGGAGAAAGGTTCATCATGTGAGGTGGACGTGTGGCCAGGGCTTGTGAGTATGACTGCAGATGTGATCTCTCGTACTGCTTTTGGAAGCAGCTACAAAGAAGGACAGAGGATATTTGAGCTCCAAGCGGAACTAGCACAGCTTCTCACACAAGCTTTTCGGAGAATCTTCATCCCTGGATACAG ATACTACCCAACGAAGGGTAATAGAAGGATGAAAGCTGCAGCCAGAGAAGTCCAAGATATACTGAGAGGGATAGTTAACAAACGGTTAAGGGCTAGAGAAGCTGGTGAAGCACCAAGCGATGACTTGCTAGGCACACTTCTTGAATCAAATTTAGGACAAGCTAAAGGAACTGGAATGAGCATCGAGGATGTGATAGAGGAGTGCAAGTTGTTCTACTTCGCCGGGCAAGAGACAACTTCAGTACTTCTTGTCTGGACAATGGTTATGCTAAGCCAACACCAAGACTGGCAGGCTAAAGCACGAGAAGAAGTGAAGCAAGTTTTTGGTGATAAAGAACCTGATACAGAAGGTCTTAACCATCTCAAAATT ATGACGATGATACTATATGAGGTCCTTAGGCTCTACCCTCCAGTTATCCAGCTTACACGAGCCATCCACAAAGAGATGAAGCTCGGCGACCTGACGCTGCCAGGTGGCATTCACATCAGTCTACCTGTTATGCTAGTCCAACGAGATACCAACCTGTGGGGAAACGATGCAGGGGATTTCAAGCCTGATAGATTCAAAGACGGTGTCTCAAAGGCAACAAAGAGCCAAGTCTCATTCATTCCCTTTGCTTGGGGACCTAGGATATGCATAGGACAGAACTTTGCAATGTTGGAGGCAAAGATGGCAATGGCTTTGATACTACAGAGATTCTCATTTGAGTTTTCACCTTCTTATGTTCATGCTCCTTACAATGTCTTTACCCTTCACCCACAGTTTGGTGCTCATCTTATCCTCCACAAGCTATAA
- the LOC106381855 gene encoding cytochrome P450 72A15 gives MEISIASATLSIAIAVVSWWAWRTLNWVWFKPKMLESYLRRQGLSGSPYTPLVGDLKRNFSLLKEARSKPIKLTDDITPRVVPYPLKMLKTHGRTYFTWLGPIPTITIMDPEQIKEVFNKVYDFQKTHTFPLARLIGTGLASYDCDKWAKHRRIINPAFHLEKIKNMVPAFHQSCSEVVGEWDKLVSEKGLSCEVDVWPGLVSMTADVISRTAFGSSYKEGQRIFELQAELAQLIIQAFRKHIIPGYSYLPTKENRMMKAKAREVHAILRGIVNKRLRAREAGEAPSDDLLGILLESNLGQVKGNGMSNEDVIEECKLFYFAGQETTSVLLVWTMVLLSQHQDWQAKAREEVKQVFGHKIPDTDGLNQLKVMTMILYEVLRLYPPVTQVSRAIHKEMKLGDLTLPGGVQISLPILLVQRDTELWGDDAGEFKPERFREGLSKATKSQVSFFPFAWGPRICIGQNFALLEAKMAMALILQRFSFELSPSYVHAPYTVITIHPQFGAHLILHKL, from the exons ATGGAGATTTCAATTGCATCAGCAACACTTTCAATAGCTATAGCTGTTGTGTCCTGGTGGGCATGGAGAACTTTAAACTGGGTTTGGTTTAAACCAAAGATGCTTGAGAGTTACCTGAGAAGACAAGGTCTTTCCGGTAGTCCTTACACTCCTCTCGTCGGCGACTTGAAGAGGAACTTTAGCTTGCTGAAAGAGGCAAGATCCAAACCCATCAAACTAACGGATGATATCACACCACGTGTCGTGCCTTATCCCTTGAAAATGCTCAAAACtcatg GAAGAACTTACTTTACATGGCTAGGACCTATACCAACCATCACCATAATGGACCCTGAGCAAATCAAGGAAGTGTTCAACAAAGTTTATGATTTCCAGAAGACACATACCTTCCCTTTGGCCAGGTTGATAGGCACTGGACTTGCTAGCTATGATTGTGATAAATGGGCGAAACACCGAAGAATCATCAACCCTGCTTTCCACCTTGAGAAGATCAAG AACATGGTACCTGCTTTCCACCAGAGCTGCAGCGAGGTTGTTGGCGAATGGGACAAGTTGGTCTCCGAGAAAGGGCTGTCCTGTGAAGTGGACGTGTGGCCAGGGCTTGTGAGTATGACTGCTGATGTGATCTCTCGTACTGCTTTTGGTAGCAGCTACAAAGAAGGGCAGAGGATATTTGAGCTCCAAGCTGAACTAGCTCAGCTCATCATACAAGCTTTTAGAAAGCACATCATTCCTGGATATAG TTATCTTCCAACGAAGGAAAATAGAATGATGAAGGCAAAAGCCAGAGAAGTCCATGCTATACTGAGAGGGATAGTTAACAAGAGGTTAAGGGCTAGAGAAGCTGGTGAAGCACCCAGCGATGACTTGCTTGGTATACTTCTTGAATCTAATTTGGGACAAGTTAAAGGAAATGGAATGAGCAATGAGGATGTGATAGAGGAATGCAAGCTGTTCTATTTCGCCGGGCAAGAGACAACTTCAGTACTTCTAGTTTGGACAATGGTTTTGCTAAGCCAACACCAAGATTGGCAAGCTAAGGCAAGAGAAGAAGTGAAACAAGTCTTTGGCCATAAAATACCTGATACAGATGGTCTTAACCAGCTCAAAGTT ATGACGATGATCTTGTATGAGGTTCTTAGGCTATATCCTCCAGTGACACAAGTGAGCAGAGCCATTCACAAAGAGATGAAGCTAGGAGATCTGACATTACCGGGCGGAGTTCAGATTAGTCTACCTATCCTGCTAGTTCAACGTGACACCGAGCTGTGGGGCGACGATGCTGGAGAGTTCAAGCCTGAAAGATTCAGAGAAGGTCTCTCAAAGGCGACGAAGAGCCAAGTCTCCTTCTTTCCTTTTGCATGGGGACCAAGGATCTGCATCGGTCAGAACTTTGCCCTATTGGAGGCAAAGATGGCAATGGCATTGATTCTGCAGAGATTCTCCTTCGAGTTATCTCCTTCTTACGTTCATGCTCCTTACACAGTCATCACAATTCACCCACAGTTTGGTGCTCATCTTATCCTGCACAAGCTCTAG
- the LOC106381856 gene encoding cytochrome P450 72A15-like isoform X2: MEISAALVTVSVAIVVVSWWTWGTLNWVWFKPKKLEIYLRSQGLSGSPYTPLIGDLKRTFSMAMEARSKPIKLTDDISTRVVPFPLEMLKTHGRTYFTWLGTIPTITIMDPELIKEVFNKFYDFQKPHTFPLGNVIAKGLANYDGEKWAKHRRIINPAFHLEKIKNMVPAFHQSCSEVVGKWDKIVSEKGSSCEVDVWPGLVSMTADVISRTAFGSSYKEGQRIFELQGELAQLIILAVLKAFIPGYLYLPTKGNRRIKAAAREIKVILRGIVNKRLRAREAGEAPSDDLLGILLESNLGQAKGNEMSTADVMEECKLFYFAGQETTSVLLVWTMVMLSQHQDWQARARDEVKQVFGDKEPDTEGLNQLKVMTMILYEVLRLYPPVAQLTRAIHKEMKLGDLTLPRGAQISLPILLVHRDTQLWGEEAAEFKPERFKDGVSKATNGKVSFFPFAWGPRICIGQSFALLETKMALALILKRFSFELSPSYVHAPYAVITLHPQFGAPLILRKL, encoded by the exons ATGGAGATATCAGCTGCGTTAGTAACAGTTTCAGTAGCTATAGTTGTTGTTTCGTGGTGGACATGGGGAACTTTAAACTGGGTTTGGTTTAAACCAAAGAAGCTTGAGATTTACCTGAGAAGCCAAGGTCTTTCCGGTAGTCCTTACACGCCACTCATCGGCGACTTGAAGAGGACTTTTAGCATGGCGATGGAGGCAAGATCCAAACCCATCAAACTAACTGATGATATCTCCACACGTGTCGTACCTTTTCCTTTAGAAATGCTCAAGACTCATG GAAGGACTTATTTTACATGGCTTGGAACTATACCAACCATAACTATAATGGATCCTGAGCTAATCAAGGAAGTGTTCAAcaaattttatgattttcagAAGCCACATaccttccctttaggtaacgtGATAGCCAAGGGACTTGCTAACTATGATGGTGAGAAATGGGCAAAACACAGAAGAATCATCAATCCGGCTTTCCACCTTGAGAAGATTAAG AACATGGTACCTGCGTTCCACCAAAGCTGCAGTGAGGTTGTTGGCAAATGGGACAAGATAGTATCGGAGAAAGGTTCATCATGTGAGGTGGACGTGTGGCCAGGGCTTGTGAGTATGACTGCTGATGTGATCTCTCGTACTGCTTTTGGTAGCAGCTACAAAGAAGGACAGAGGATATTTGAGCTCCAAGGGGAACTAGCTCAGCTCATTATACTAGCTGTTCTGAAAGCTTTCATCCCTGGATatct TTATCTCCCAACAAAGGGTAATAGAAGGATCAAAGCAGCAGCTAGAGAAATCAAAGTTATACTGAGAGGGATAGTCAACAAAAGGTTAAGAGCTAGAGAAGCTGGGGAAGCACCAAGCGATGACTTGCTTGGTATACTTCTTGAATCTAATTTGGGACAAGCTAAAGGAAATGAAATGAGCACTGCGGATGTGATGGAGGAGTGCAAGTTGTTCTATTTCGCCGGGCAAGAGACAACTTCAGTACTTCTGGTCTGGACAATGGTTATGCTAAGCCAACACCAAGACTGGCAAGCTCGTGCAAGAGATGAAGTGAAGCAAGTTTTTGGTGATAAAGAACCTGATACAGAAGGCCTGAACCAGCTCAAAGTT ATGACAATGATACTATATGAGGTCCTTAGGCTATACCCTCCAGTAGCTCAGCTGACCAGGGCCATTCACAAAGAGATGAAGCTAGGTGACTTGACACTACCACGCGGTGCTCAGATCAGTCTACCTATTCTTCTAGTCCATCGTGACACACAGCTATGGGGCGAAGAAGCGGCGGAGTTTAAGCCAGAGAGGTTCAAAGACGGTGTCTCAAAGGCAACAAACGGCAAAGTGTCTTTCTTTCCCTTTGCGTGGGGACCAAGGATCTGTATTGGTCAGAGTTTTGCTCTGTTGGAAACAAAGATGGCTCTGGCTTTGATTCTAAAGAGATTCTCCTTTGAGCTATCTCCTTCCTATGTTCATGCGCCTTACGCTGTCATCACACTTCACCCACAGTTCGGTGCTCCTCTGATCCTGCGTAAGCTATAA
- the LOC106381856 gene encoding cytochrome P450 72A15-like isoform X1: MEISAALVTVSVAIVVVSWWTWGTLNWVWFKPKKLEIYLRSQGLSGSPYTPLIGDLKRTFSMAMEARSKPIKLTDDISTRVVPFPLEMLKTHGRTYFTWLGTIPTITIMDPELIKEVFNKFYDFQKPHTFPLGNVIAKGLANYDGEKWAKHRRIINPAFHLEKIKNMVPAFHQSCSEVVGKWDKIVSEKGSSCEVDVWPGLVSMTADVISRTAFGSSYKEGQRIFELQGELAQLIILAVLKAFIPGYLYLPTKGNRRIKAAAREIKVILRGIVNKRLRAREAGEAPSDDLLGILLESNLGQAKGNEMSTADVMEECKLFYFAGQETTSVLLVWTMVMLSQHQDWQARARDEVKQVFGDKEPDTEGLNQLKVASQMTMILYEVLRLYPPVAQLTRAIHKEMKLGDLTLPRGAQISLPILLVHRDTQLWGEEAAEFKPERFKDGVSKATNGKVSFFPFAWGPRICIGQSFALLETKMALALILKRFSFELSPSYVHAPYAVITLHPQFGAPLILRKL, from the exons ATGGAGATATCAGCTGCGTTAGTAACAGTTTCAGTAGCTATAGTTGTTGTTTCGTGGTGGACATGGGGAACTTTAAACTGGGTTTGGTTTAAACCAAAGAAGCTTGAGATTTACCTGAGAAGCCAAGGTCTTTCCGGTAGTCCTTACACGCCACTCATCGGCGACTTGAAGAGGACTTTTAGCATGGCGATGGAGGCAAGATCCAAACCCATCAAACTAACTGATGATATCTCCACACGTGTCGTACCTTTTCCTTTAGAAATGCTCAAGACTCATG GAAGGACTTATTTTACATGGCTTGGAACTATACCAACCATAACTATAATGGATCCTGAGCTAATCAAGGAAGTGTTCAAcaaattttatgattttcagAAGCCACATaccttccctttaggtaacgtGATAGCCAAGGGACTTGCTAACTATGATGGTGAGAAATGGGCAAAACACAGAAGAATCATCAATCCGGCTTTCCACCTTGAGAAGATTAAG AACATGGTACCTGCGTTCCACCAAAGCTGCAGTGAGGTTGTTGGCAAATGGGACAAGATAGTATCGGAGAAAGGTTCATCATGTGAGGTGGACGTGTGGCCAGGGCTTGTGAGTATGACTGCTGATGTGATCTCTCGTACTGCTTTTGGTAGCAGCTACAAAGAAGGACAGAGGATATTTGAGCTCCAAGGGGAACTAGCTCAGCTCATTATACTAGCTGTTCTGAAAGCTTTCATCCCTGGATatct TTATCTCCCAACAAAGGGTAATAGAAGGATCAAAGCAGCAGCTAGAGAAATCAAAGTTATACTGAGAGGGATAGTCAACAAAAGGTTAAGAGCTAGAGAAGCTGGGGAAGCACCAAGCGATGACTTGCTTGGTATACTTCTTGAATCTAATTTGGGACAAGCTAAAGGAAATGAAATGAGCACTGCGGATGTGATGGAGGAGTGCAAGTTGTTCTATTTCGCCGGGCAAGAGACAACTTCAGTACTTCTGGTCTGGACAATGGTTATGCTAAGCCAACACCAAGACTGGCAAGCTCGTGCAAGAGATGAAGTGAAGCAAGTTTTTGGTGATAAAGAACCTGATACAGAAGGCCTGAACCAGCTCAAAGTT GCTTCGCAGATGACAATGATACTATATGAGGTCCTTAGGCTATACCCTCCAGTAGCTCAGCTGACCAGGGCCATTCACAAAGAGATGAAGCTAGGTGACTTGACACTACCACGCGGTGCTCAGATCAGTCTACCTATTCTTCTAGTCCATCGTGACACACAGCTATGGGGCGAAGAAGCGGCGGAGTTTAAGCCAGAGAGGTTCAAAGACGGTGTCTCAAAGGCAACAAACGGCAAAGTGTCTTTCTTTCCCTTTGCGTGGGGACCAAGGATCTGTATTGGTCAGAGTTTTGCTCTGTTGGAAACAAAGATGGCTCTGGCTTTGATTCTAAAGAGATTCTCCTTTGAGCTATCTCCTTCCTATGTTCATGCGCCTTACGCTGTCATCACACTTCACCCACAGTTCGGTGCTCCTCTGATCCTGCGTAAGCTATAA